DNA from Etheostoma spectabile isolate EspeVRDwgs_2016 chromosome 23, UIUC_Espe_1.0, whole genome shotgun sequence:
CATTGAGAGCAGATGTTAAACTGTAAAACCGCCATTAGGGTGCAGTGACACCCTGGATTTGTGCTAAAATTGGGAATTTTTTAAAATAGCATATCAGTGCatcaaacaaaaactaaatcccAATAGATTACCACTAATCTTGAGTTGTGCTGAACGTCATGGTGGGCTGGTATATTTCATTTTCCAGATATATAGTCTGACTCATTGCATTCATTTCCCCTAAGGTTTATCTGCTCACACTCATGTTGAACTGCCTTATTACTCCAAGTTCCTGTTGATCGCTGCCTACCTGGCATCCTACAACCCAGCCCGCACCGATAAACGCTTCTTTCTCAAGGTAGAGGAATTTTATCTTAAAAGGTTTTTACACCAGGGAATCTCCTGTTAAAAGTGGGCCTCTGTAGCCATTTCTTATACAAATCAAGGGTTtgaggatagagagagagagttatatgttgtaaatattgtaaagccctttgaggCAAATTGGTAATTTATGATTCAACCAAATTAAATTCTGTTGACAAGTGTGAATTATTGAGTTTGATGTCCCTCTGTTTCCTCCCAACAGCACCAcggtaaaataagaaaaacaaatttcttgaagaaaaatgaaaaggtgATTGTCTTAACATTACACTAGTTAGTTTTAATGACAAATTTCAGATATATCTTGTTATTATCATATCAATTCTGTCGATATTTTCTAGACAAGTAACCATCTGCTGGGGCCAAAGCCGTTCCCTCTCGACCGCCTGCTCGCCATTTTCTACAGTGTGGTGGACAGTAGAGTTGCTCCCACTGCCAGCATCTTCTCCCAGGTCAGTTGGCCAGGTGGCTGCTACAAACTATTGCCAttaaatttggtacagacattcattttCTTCTCAGGATGAACCATAATAACTTAGCAATCCTCTGACTTTTTAGGACCATAagtcaaaattttaaatttgttcAGGAGCATTTAGCTTTAGCTGGCAACTTCTTGGAAAACCCTGGATTCAAGGCAGCAAACATTTTTACATCTGGACAAGGCCTTCATCTGTTGATGATGTAAATAGTTTGTGATGACTGGACTTGTGAAAACAGGACAAATAAAGATGAACAGCccggtagagcaggcgcccgtGCTGTagatagaggtttactccttggcGCAGCGGCCATAGGTTTGACTGCACTGCTGCCCTTTGCTTTatatcattccccctctctctcccctttgtcttcagttgtcctatatgaataaaggcctaaaatgccccaaaaataatcttaaaaataaataatcgaTGTCAGCAGAACACTAATATTATCCATCTGTCTGTACACATGCTTCCCATTGCCTTTTCCAGCACAACCACTTTTGCTAACTAGAGCTCTGTAGGTGGTTTAATGTTGCCCTTAATTTAGTCTTGCAATGCGTGTTATCTTTCACCATGATTGTGACTTTAAAAGTTAGCTGTAGGAAGTCTCATGCTTCCCCCCCATTTGCCAGGTAAGCAAATGAaagataatataatatacaccATGATAGTCAGAGGATTTTAAATGATCGTTTTCCCCATTTTTAGAGTGCAAATGGCACAAGTTTTTATGTTAAATCAAGCCTAATGACCACAGTGTCTCAGATGGGAGTTTTCTACCCATATGGTCATGAGTTTTGGATATGTGGCCAAATGCCGATCTATTTATGGCCCTGAGCACGAAATGGTTTTGGGAAATTAGATTCAAGCCTGGGCAGCTGGCTCTGTCTATCATTTATTGCCTCTGCATCAAAGTGAGGAAAAGCTGTGTTTAAAGAAGCGGAACAGAGAGTCATTTCATGTTTCCCTCTATTCTCCATTTAGATCTCCTCTCTGGTGACCTTACAGCTGTTGACTCAAGTCAGTCATGACGACCAGCTCGATGCCCCAAAGTACAAATGTGCTGTTTCTATGGACTTCATCTGTGCCATctccaggtgtgtgtgcatgtctggtAATACATTATGACTGAGACTGAAGGCAGATTTATTCAAGTTAATTAACCTTTCACAAGTTTTTTTCACAcagaatgtgttttgtgtgatttATCTTCTAGGACGGTGAATTTTGAGATTGTCAAGTACCTTTATGACTTCTTGTGAGCCTGCTGAGAATAAAGGAGgtgacacagagacaaaagggggattaatacatttaaagacAAGCAAAATGAGGAGCTCAGACCATATTTGAGAattgtgtgaaaaaaatcatcCAATTATGTCGCTGCCCCCTTGTGGAGGATTAATGGgcttatgtttttcttttaaagtcttAGAATGTGAAAAATGACTGTCTAATAATTGAtttgtataaaataaatgctgtatttgtactttcactttcaacatttctgttttggtctctGTTCAGTTGCTATGTATTTATCCACAGAGTTTTACTTTAGATGTGGTATTTTCTTTTATAATATAAATAGAACCAGTATATAATATAGTTCATCCtgcttaaaataataaaaaagatgaaTACGATGCAGGTTTAGCCGTGGCACCTTGCAGGTGAATCATCGTCCTTGCTCAAagggagaatttttttttatgtgatgtcTCACCTTTGTTTATCTGTTGTACAGTATGAGGCTAGTTACTCTTCAAGTCATAGGATACTGATATTATCACAGTATAGTAAAACACAGttttatacacacaaaaataccaCTATACAACAAGCAGTTTTTTGCCTTCTGcttcaaatttatttaaaatatttaaaaaaggttaacattaaaaaaggtAAACATATGATAAACTGAACGAGTAATCAAACAAGTATGGAAGTTAAGTACACTGCAGTCATAGTTTCCTCCTGGGAACCCCACAGGCAAGATTGGGTAAAAAGAGATTCAAGAATTTTAATGCAGAAGAACTCTAACCCAGAAAAGCACTGAGTCCATGTAATTGCCACTTTGCTCCACTATCTCCTCTTTTATTCCGCGGGGTATCTGTGGGTAAGTGGACCGTCTGGACCGGGGAGAGGTCAGCTTGGATAAACAAGGACAATTACCAGTTTGCAAAGGTTGACTGAGTCATCCTAATGCATTTTTGagatttgaaataaaacatgtcagACTTTGCAGTATTAAACTGGATTGAATTCTAAAAGAAATCGCAGTCTATATATGACGTTTTGACTAGAGGCCATTTCTGGAAGCTCGGGTTAAATCAGGAATGAGGATGAGGTAGTTTGGATGGGCAGATCCTAAATGCTGTGCCTCCTGTTGTCAATCATGGCCACGATGTGTGTGAGGTCCAGACTTTTCATCATCACCTCCATGAAATCTTCATCACTGCGAGCGCCGGCCACAAACTCCTCCAAGGAAAGCTCGCCTGTTGGATTGAAAAGATTATATTTACGTTTTTGAAATACTAAGACGTCAAATACATGCATTGGTTTAAAAGAGTACTCCACTGATTTAGCATTGCACTTCTAGGTATGGCACTGTCGCACTTACAGACACTTTAAAGGTCTTACCTTTTTATAACAGATTGTTGTGTTCACCCGCCACCTACAGAATATCTTCTTATTGTGCTAGTTGTGTTCCCTGACACAGGACAGCACTGGAGCTGATAAATGTCTAACCACCATCTTCAAAAATCTTCCCATACAGTGCCAGAACACACTCACCATCTCCGTTTATGTCGATCCGGTCAAACACACGGTTGGTGAAATCCTCAGCAGATCCATCCTGACTTTCATTCCCATTGATTGCACGGATGGCCTGCGGGAACAGAATAAAATCACTATGCCATGTTAAGGCCAGGATTTGCTATAAAATCTGTGTTGCAGGTGCATGAAATAGCCTAGGCCAGAGGGGATTGTAGAGCCTTTTTTAGGGGGGCTCAAGCCCATTTCAGCCCCTATAAAAATtattaaatactaaataattaaataaataaaaaaattgttagtGTTAGTGACAGAGGACTTAAAACAGGTTTActattctgtgtgtgtctgttgccGATGCTATGGACCAGTAACCCAGTAACAACTGTGTTACATTCTTATTAGaggctgagcccccctaaaggtctgatcgtAGAATCGCGCCTGACCGGGGCCCACTGTACCTTAATGATGTTGAGGAGCTCATGTCGGTCAATGCAGCCGTTGCCATCCACATCATAAAGTTTGAAATACCAGCGCAGCTTGTGCTCCATCTTTCCTCGCATCACCAGACTGAGAGCAGCTACATACTCCATGAAGTCAATGTAGCCATcctgcaaaaaaacatatttttcaaacatgaatacatttttatgcaTGCCTGTCTGCTTATTATTTAACTATTTTTAGCCATTCAAATAGATCNNNNNNNNNNTCCCTCAATTGAAagagatccccccccccacccccccatctcAACTCAATAATCTATCTGTGTGAAATAAAGGCGTGCCAAGACAGAGGATTATCTCCTGGTCTGTACAGGGGCAACAATTTTAGCATCAAAGCATTTGTCTCACAGATAATCTCAGAGTTTAAATCATGCAGAAAGATTACCACAGTCTTTTGTGAGGTGAAGGGGAGACTAAATATAGCTTCTTATACGGACACATCCCGCGATGAGCCTGTCACATGCTCTGAGACACTCTTAATTAGGGTTACAAGCTGGCTGCTGAGAGGTCACTGCACCGCCTGCACGTTTGAGTGAACATAATTGATACTGATGATTTTCAATTTGGGCATTATGTTTTAGTTTTAAGAACTTTTCTGCTCTTGACCCTGCTTTAGGTCTAGCCCAAAAAACAAGCACTTCAAATGTCAAGCACCACCCTATTTAAGTGGTTGTATCTGTTTTAGTGCTGAAACGATTAGTTAATTAGTCaatccaccttttgtttttaaagtaatcatttaagttgtttttttaggcaAAAATACCTCCCACCTTTCAGCACCTCAAATGTGAgggtttttaactttaaaaagttCCGGTCTCTACATTCACcctagtgaagtatgaaaatgtaacttttgtaGTCAAAAAATGCAGCATCTTACCTTGTTCATGTCAAACGTGCGGAACATTTGCTCTATGTAGGCGTTGGCCTCTGGGTCCAACCCTCGCAGCCCGAAGATGTGCTTGAACTCATGCAGGGTGAGCTGACCTGAGGGGCACTCAGTCATGAACTTCTTGTACCAGAGGTGCATCTCCACCGACTGCAGGTCGTCCACGGTGCTTCCTGTTGAGTTACCCATTTCTGTCTGACACCTGAGTGTGTGTAGATCGGATTTCTGGATCTTTTCGCAACTGGTGTACAAACCTCTTAGCCCAATTGGTCTACTGTGAAGCTGAGGTTATGCCTCTTCACAGTCACACAACAGTGGGTCTTAGGGTGAGAGTAGCGGCGGGTGGGTGCCTTTTGTAGCTGTCTGTGTTTAGGCATGAGCCAGTGGACTCCCCTGTGTCCTCCTTGGGTCTAATCTCTGCCCATAATCCAGGTAAACATGCAGATGATCATCATAATCGCCCCATTAAAAGGGCAGGTTAACTGCTGACAAACACAATGCAGCTTTCATCCCTCACGTGGAGGCACAGGACATCCATCACAGTCATGCATTCGAACTGATGACTCAAGTTCGAGTGGTGCAGCTGTAACGCTCCTGATAAAGACTTTGCACACTGCAAACACACTACCCTCAGTAGATTAATCATTACAAAACATTACTTGGTAGAGAGTTTTATTTAGATACCAGTTTAAAACCAAGAGGCATGAGTCATGCAGTTTGAGTTAGTGAAAGTAATATAAAAACAATGCAGAGAGCTTTTTGATCTCAGTGTGATTACCATAAACaaggaaaataataatacaaccaTGTAATCATATTTCAAAGCAGTATTAGTGGTATTCAGCAGCAATATTCAGTGCAGTTAATGTTTCAGTGCATAACAGTGTGTTCTTATGACTGGCAACTTGTGttatccattaaaaaaaaaagacaaaaaacagaaatatacatgGTAGTGCTTTAACTGAAGTCTAAAAATGCTTTCAATTCAAATATATGCATtaatacaaaagtaaaaataaaaaacatcattaGTACATACAGCTATGGGTCATTTTAACAACAGTTTTTAACAATTCACTTTTCATTTACaatggggcttgaaagtttgggcaccccaggtaaaaatttgtattaatgtgatttttccatcttttcttttcttctttatagccaagaaaagatggaaaaatctctaaaaggcatcaaatgactgATTAGACATTTACATGATATGTTacaaaaatttagattttatttccatcatttacactttcaaaacaacagaaaacaaaaaaattggcgtctgcaaaagtttgggcaccccagag
Protein-coding regions in this window:
- the guca1aa gene encoding guanylyl cyclase-activating protein 1, producing the protein MGNSTGSTVDDLQSVEMHLWYKKFMTECPSGQLTLHEFKHIFGLRGLDPEANAYIEQMFRTFDMNKDGYIDFMEYVAALSLVMRGKMEHKLRWYFKLYDVDGNGCIDRHELLNIIKAIRAINGNESQDGSAEDFTNRVFDRIDINGDGELSLEEFVAGARSDEDFMEVMMKSLDLTHIVAMIDNRRHSI